Genomic DNA from Oryza sativa Japonica Group chromosome 5, ASM3414082v1:
CTTAAAAGCTGTAGTAATAAACATGCCAAAATGTGCATAGCAAGCATATTTTACCATGCACCTCAGACCTATCTAGGTTGAGAACTTGAGATGTCAAATTCAAGTCCCTGTGCACAGTCAAAAACACAGGTAAGTATATATACGAAAATAAAGCATCAGTTCTTTTCACATAACATCATAATTAGAAGTATCATAACAGACAAGAATTGAGCAATTTATTTTCCTGTCATGGAAATTTGATTGCAACAGCAACAGAGAGAACCATCTCGCTTGGAATTGCTGCTGCATCGCTTAAAGAAAAAACATGTGAGCATAATGGTTAACATATACTACGAGAGAATTTTAAGATTGTGAAGTAAGACTGAATACAAATGTTATTTGTGTTTCTTCAGTTTGTAGTATGATGTGGCATGTATAGCCTCATCAAAACCTATGACATTCTAATTAACAATTTAACATGCACCAAAGAAAGTGTTTCTGATCAGAAAGTGAAACTAAATTTGGAATTTTGTGTTAGTGACATTTCTAAAGaagggaaataaaaaaaaacactttgttTAAAAACTAGATGGATATATTCtattcataaaaatatattttttgggGGAAAAGAATAGTAGTTTGTTCATTACCAGTGAGGCAAATAGGAAGAGGGAAAGAAAGAATAGCATCTTGCAGGCGGTGTcaaaggaggaggagattgCACCCCACGCGAGCGACGCCATGCTCGGCGCCgcgaagaagaggaagaacacTGGCCGGAGCATGGCCGGCAGCGCGTTCGCTCCGAGGAGCCTCTGGTACAGCGTGACGAACAGCACGGCGTAgtgcgcgacggcgacggcgaacacggcgacggcgccctctcgccacccgagctccgccgccgccctcgccgtcacGAGGttcgccaccaccgtgatgtgGCCCGTCGGGTTGGCGGCCATGGACAGCGCCGTCCGGCCCTCGGTGAACCACTGCCCGTACACGGTGACGTCGAGCGCGAGGACCGGCGCCGCGAAGGCGCACCACaggacgcggcgcggcgcggcgcccggGCTcaggagcgacgacggcgccgactgcagcagcagcagccacgaCGCCCACGGCGCGAAGAGGTAGTTCACGGCGATGCGGTGCCGGAACTCGGCGCGCACGGCCGCGAACCGGAGCAGGCAGCGCGCTGCGTAGAGCGCGGTGAGCGCGACCAGCGAGAGCAGCGCGAGCGACCAGAGCAGCACGGACGCCGCGGGGGGAAGATGCCGAGCCAGCGCGCCCAGAGCGCGCGGCTGCATGtgttcgtcgccgtcgccgtcgccgccgccgccgcagagcgTGCGCCAGAGCAGCGCCTGCCCGCACAGCGAGAGGCTGATGCGGAAGTAGCCCGCGTCGAAGTGCGTCAAGATCGACGAGAAGCCCTCgaacgccgacggcggcggcggcgcgtcggccggcgcCTGCGGCGGCAGGGCGTGGAAGAGCTCTAGCGGTTTATGGCTGGTTTCCATCGTGTGCTGCTGCTTTTGTGCTTTACTCCATTTATATAGAGCGACGACGTTGGGTTTGTTTCTTTTCATCGCTTAGATGTCCAAAAATGGACCCTTGCGAGTGAGGTGGAAACCGAGGTGGGAGATTAATGACGAATGCTGTATTCTTGCATGTTCTGATTTTGCTGACGTCGTTACCATAAACGTGTACAATATTTTACTGGTTTTACAATGttattttcaactttttctttgTATCTTTTGGAGGTAGTGTCATGGATTTCTTTTGGGGATTGTCTAGTTCTCATCTGACTGAAATGAGAATGAGAAATGCAAAAAGTATATGATCAAATGGTATGCATTGAATTATGATAAGAAACGTTGGAGCCACATTCTAACTAGGTAGGTTAGAAACGTTGGAGCCACCTACCTAGTTAAAATGGAATGTGGCTCCAGCATTTTTTATCATAATTCCTGCAAAATCAGAACATGCAAGAATACATCATTCGTTAGTAATACGGAATATTTTTTTGTACTTGTATAATACGGaatatttttttgtttcctggcatctaaaaaatatttcaaattccGATCTAAACCAGAAGTGGTAGTAGACCACAAATGATTTTTAAGCCGGTAGTAATAAACATGTGGGTATCACTGCCGGATGGGTAGCTGTTGTGGTTAAGGGCTCCTTTGAAAAACAATTTTGAAAAATAAGTAGagtaatagaaaaaacatatgattttgataggaatacaAGTACTCCCACTAGAAGGGATACCCTCATCTTAATCGgtggtaagccccatctcaatcgggcacagcgTCCATCACATGCTAGAAGTCAccgatgtgaagagttatctcaatcgggcaaacggccgtcacgaatgaatatatctcaatcgggccctaagtgaagcccgtcaccgatagttttgacccagacgaccagtcaaactatagcccgtcacagatgacctatctctatcaggccacaactagcgcccgtctcatctgtgacgggcgttAACTATAGCCCGTGCAcgtcggtcacccatcctaaaATTGCTCTAGACCAAACACGCTTAACAtcaaagttctttggagattggttTCCGGAAGAGTAGTTGTAACTTGTTGGTATGGGTATTCTATTAATCCcattaagccctaggccaggatatcaaattggggttattaaatgatttcaaatggaaaagtcaccaaaaccaaagttgtagaactcatcgaggtgcaaaacttttattttggtcatttctccatctgactctatttaaacaatttgaaatttgaaattcaaattttgaaaagttcaaatagaattttagatcagtgaacgacttcaactgaaaaagtcatcaacaacaaagttgtataactcatcaagacctacacattttattttggttatttttctatataacattttttgaaccgtttgaatttgaatttaaaaatataacaacttcaaacaatattttcaaatactaaatgatatcaactgaaaaagtcatcaacaacaaagttgaataactcatcaagatctaaaacttttattttggtcatttcttcatacgacaaagtgatagtaacattgttcacaaaattgacatatctcttatctggttttataaactataacacatatatgtaaaatttatgaataatattactaacatttcgtcggatgaagaaataacaaaaataaaagttttagatcttgatgagttattcaactttgttgttgatgactttttcaattgaaatcatttagtatttgaaaatgttgtttgaagttgtcgtattttcaaattcaaattcaaactgttcaaaaaaatgttatatagaaaaatgaacaaactaaaagttgtaaatcttgataagttatacaactttgttgttgacattttttccatttgaaatcatttactacacGTAAAATTGTCTTGactcataaaatgaattattatactgcacttaattattttgctatagtcaaattacaaatataaacatttcatatgaaaaatagaaaaatagtcatcggtgacgagctttagttaatgcccgatagagattaagtatatagcccgtcactgatgagtcatctgtgacgggcctagttgttatctcaaacgagcctcaagttgtggcccgtcacggatgatggtcatctgtgacgtgccacaacttgaggcccgtttgagatatggaatgttatctcaatcgggcctaaagttggtgcccgtcacagataatggtcatctgtgacgggccgcaactttaggcccgtttgagatatggaatgttatctcaatcgggcctaaactacggcccgtcactgataggtgtcatccgtgacgggcttaagttttatgcccatctaacatgtctgtgcgaccatatctcaatcggacactttttggcccgattgagatgactttcttatgacggcccgctatttctaagcatattagagcccgtcacagatagaaggatctgtactagtgtccctccgtttcacaatgtaagtcattctagcattttccacattcatattgatgttaatgaatctagacatatatatctatctagattcattaccatcaatatgaatatgagaaatgatagaatgacttacattgtgaaacggaggaagtacaaaataaaaaattgcaaaacaaagaaaaagaacagGAATGATAGTTTGAGTAGACCGCATGAAAAACGTATAAATTGAATGAGAGAAATTGAAtagacttaggctgtgttcgctagTCCATGTTCCCAACCGGGAACAGTACATACGGAAAACGGAgtagtccattagcacgtgattaattaagtattagctaaacttttttttaaaaatagattaatttgatttttttaagcaactttcgtatagaaattttttataaagaaacacaccgtttagcagtttgaaaagcgtgcgtgcagaaaatgagggagaggggttgggaaaaggggtgccaaacacagccttatgCGGTTA
This window encodes:
- the LOC107275808 gene encoding S-type anion channel SLAH4 encodes the protein METSHKPLELFHALPPQAPADAPPPPSAFEGFSSILTHFDAGYFRISLSLCGQALLWRTLCGGGGDGDGDEHMQPRALGALARHLPPAASVLLWSLALLSLVALTALYAARCLLRFAAVRAEFRHRIAVNYLFAPWASWLLLLQSAPSSLLSPGAAPRRVLWCAFAAPVLALDVTVYGQWFTEGRTALSMAANPTGHITVVANLVTARAAAELGWREGAVAVFAVAVAHYAVLFVTLYQRLLGANALPAMLRPVFFLFFAAPSMASLAWGAISSSFDTACKMLFFLSLFLFASLVSRPTLFRRAMRRFSVAWWAFPFPLTALAVASVEYAREVEDHAAVVLVLVLSALSVVVTVAVVVCTAIRTSDLLPHGDDDPLPCASSSVMVPLDAFTGSIVSSCV